One Anoplopoma fimbria isolate UVic2021 breed Golden Eagle Sablefish chromosome 2, Afim_UVic_2022, whole genome shotgun sequence DNA window includes the following coding sequences:
- the lmnl3 gene encoding lamin L3 isoform X1: protein MASATSTPAAAPSGRSSRSASRRSAAGGLPAPGTGTSPTRMYRIQEKDELRRLNDRLANYIQRVQELESERSSILFQLEEKDDSKSREMCNVRRLYEEELADVRKSLDVLAGERARLQIDYGNLCEEYRKLQARNQKKESDLANALAQWRKVEATLSCKDAEFTKLLSENRRLHDDLAEQSGQLENVEGTLAATKNQLSTEILRRVDLENQVQTLKEQLGLQKNISDQEILEIRSRHESRLVELDSGRRREFDSKLADTMQQLRKDHESQVQQYKEEIDRTFSSKLQNAQEAALEKNSVASATRDELETTKLRVESLSSQLQQYQKDKMVLESRFQELERTLDGERELWQQRLSQKEQEMLTMRSQMFAQLEDYENLLDVKLALDMEINAYRKMLEVEEQRLQLSPSPSQHTAIPRTHEHGSRKLRGKKRKYEGASGHSPAYKMSSRLTEHGTVSVAEVDMDGKYVRLKNNSEAEQPLGGWVVRRMYPDSGDLSFHIPSSCILAGGQTLTIWAAGSEADADSGDLVLQGHRSWGPVTDVRVVLLDPNHEEMAEHRVCMQQRGEEETELEFDDEYVAGSDIQHFRRQPKRKKKKKCCSVS from the exons ATGGCCTCTGCCACCTCGACCCCCGCTGCCGCCCCCAGCGGCCGCTCCAGCCGCTCCGCCAGCCGCCGCAGCGCCGCCGGGGGCCTGCCCGCACCCGGCACGGGTACCAGCCCGACCCGCATGTACCGCATCCAGGAGAAGGATGAGCTCCGACGCCTCAACGACCGCCTCGCCAACTACATCCAGCGGGTCCAAGAGCTGGAGAGCGAAAGGTCTTCCATATTGTtccagctggaggagaaggatgACTCCAAAAGCCGGGAGATGTGCAACGTCCGGCGGCTGTACGAGGAGGAGCTGGCCGATGTCAGGAAGTCCCTGGACGTCCTGGCCGGAGAGAGGGCCCGTCTGCAGATCGACTATGGGAACCTGTGTGAGGAGTACAGGAAACTACAAGCCAG GAACCAGAAGAAGGAGAGCGATCTGGCGAACGCGTTGGCCCAGTGGAGGAAGGTGGAGGCCACGCTGAGCTGCAAGGACGCCGAGTTCACCAAGCTGCTGTCTGAGAACAGGAGACTCCACGACGACCTCGCTGAACAGAGCGGCCAGCTGGAAAAC GTAGAGGGCACACTGGCAGCCACCAAGAACCAGCTGAGCACTGAGATCCTGAGGAGGGTGGACTTGGAGAACCAGGTGCAGACACTCAAAGAACAGCTGGGACTCCAGAAGAACATCAGTGATCAG GAGATCTTGGAGATCCGGAGCCGTCATGAGAGTCGTCTGGTGGAGCTGGACTCAGGACGACGGAGAGAGTTCGACAGCAAACTGGCCGACACGATGCAGCAACTCCGCAAGGACCACGAGTCTCAGGTGCAGCAGTACAAAGAAGAGATCGACAGGACCTTCAGTTCAAAG TTACAGAATGCCCAGGAGGCCGCGTTGGAGAAGAACAGTGTTGCGTCAGCCACCAGAGACGAACTGGAAACCACTAAGCTCAGAGTGGAGAGCCTCAGCTCCCAGCTCCAGCAGTACCAGAAAGAT aaAATGGTCCTGGAGAGCCGCTTTCAGGAGCTGGAGAGGACTCTTGACGGCGAGCGTGAGCTTTGGCAGCAGAGACTCAGTCAGAAGGAGCAGGAGATGCTGACCATGAGAAGCCAGATGTTCGCCCAGCTGGAGGACTACGAGAACCTTCTGGATGTCAAGCTCGCTCTGGACATGGAGATCAATGCCTACAGGAAGatgctggaggtggaggagcagag ATTGCAGCTGTCCCCCAGCCCCTCCCAGCATACAGCCATACCCCGAACCCACGAACACGGCAGCCGCAAGCTCAGAGGGAAGAAACGGAAATACGAGGGCGCGTCTGGCCACTCGCCCGCCTACAAGATGTCCAGTCGTCTAACGGAGCACGGCACTGTGAGCGTGGCGGAGGTCGACATGGACGGAAAATATGTCCGACTGAAGAACAACTCTGAGGCG GAGCAGCCGCTGGGTGGTTGGGTGGTACGGAGGATGTACCCCGACTCTGGAGACCTCTCCTTCCACATCCCCTCCTCCTGCATCCTGGCTGGTGGGCAGACACTCACA ATCTGGGCTGCAGGTTCAGAGGCGGATGCTGACTCTGGGGACCTGGTTCTGCAGGGCCACAGGAGCTGGGGCCCTGTCACTGATGTAAGGGTGGTTCTTCTGGACCCCAACCATGAG GAAATGGCGGAGCACCGGGTGTGTATGCAGcaaagaggtgaggaggagactGAGCTGGAGTTTGATGACGAATACGTCGCGGGCAGTGACATCCAGCACTTCAGGAGACAG ccaaagaggaagaagaagaagaagtgttgTTCTGTGTCTTGA
- the lmnl3 gene encoding lamin L3 isoform X2, translated as MASATSTPAAAPSGRSSRSASRRSAAGGLPAPGTGTSPTRMYRIQEKDELRRLNDRLANYIQRVQELESERSSILFQLEEKDDSKSREMCNVRRLYEEELADVRKSLDVLAGERARLQIDYGNLCEEYRKLQARNQKKESDLANALAQWRKVEATLSCKDAEFTKLLSENRRLHDDLAEQSGQLENVEGTLAATKNQLSTEILRRVDLENQVQTLKEQLGLQKNISDQEILEIRSRHESRLVELDSGRRREFDSKLADTMQQLRKDHESQVQQYKEEIDRTFSSKLQNAQEAALEKNSVASATRDELETTKLRVESLSSQLQQYQKDKMVLESRFQELERTLDGERELWQQRLSQKEQEMLTMRSQMFAQLEDYENLLDVKLALDMEINAYRKMLEVEEQRLQLSPSPSQHTAIPRTHEHGSRKLRGKKRKYEGASGHSPAYKMSSRLTEHGTVSVAEVDMDGKYVRLKNNSEAEQPLGGWVVRRMYPDSGDLSFHIPSSCILAGGQTLTIWAAGSEADADSGDLVLQGHRSWGPVTDVRVVLLDPNHEEMAEHRVCMQQRGEEETELEFDDEYVAGSDIQHFRRQDLSKEGSCSVM; from the exons ATGGCCTCTGCCACCTCGACCCCCGCTGCCGCCCCCAGCGGCCGCTCCAGCCGCTCCGCCAGCCGCCGCAGCGCCGCCGGGGGCCTGCCCGCACCCGGCACGGGTACCAGCCCGACCCGCATGTACCGCATCCAGGAGAAGGATGAGCTCCGACGCCTCAACGACCGCCTCGCCAACTACATCCAGCGGGTCCAAGAGCTGGAGAGCGAAAGGTCTTCCATATTGTtccagctggaggagaaggatgACTCCAAAAGCCGGGAGATGTGCAACGTCCGGCGGCTGTACGAGGAGGAGCTGGCCGATGTCAGGAAGTCCCTGGACGTCCTGGCCGGAGAGAGGGCCCGTCTGCAGATCGACTATGGGAACCTGTGTGAGGAGTACAGGAAACTACAAGCCAG GAACCAGAAGAAGGAGAGCGATCTGGCGAACGCGTTGGCCCAGTGGAGGAAGGTGGAGGCCACGCTGAGCTGCAAGGACGCCGAGTTCACCAAGCTGCTGTCTGAGAACAGGAGACTCCACGACGACCTCGCTGAACAGAGCGGCCAGCTGGAAAAC GTAGAGGGCACACTGGCAGCCACCAAGAACCAGCTGAGCACTGAGATCCTGAGGAGGGTGGACTTGGAGAACCAGGTGCAGACACTCAAAGAACAGCTGGGACTCCAGAAGAACATCAGTGATCAG GAGATCTTGGAGATCCGGAGCCGTCATGAGAGTCGTCTGGTGGAGCTGGACTCAGGACGACGGAGAGAGTTCGACAGCAAACTGGCCGACACGATGCAGCAACTCCGCAAGGACCACGAGTCTCAGGTGCAGCAGTACAAAGAAGAGATCGACAGGACCTTCAGTTCAAAG TTACAGAATGCCCAGGAGGCCGCGTTGGAGAAGAACAGTGTTGCGTCAGCCACCAGAGACGAACTGGAAACCACTAAGCTCAGAGTGGAGAGCCTCAGCTCCCAGCTCCAGCAGTACCAGAAAGAT aaAATGGTCCTGGAGAGCCGCTTTCAGGAGCTGGAGAGGACTCTTGACGGCGAGCGTGAGCTTTGGCAGCAGAGACTCAGTCAGAAGGAGCAGGAGATGCTGACCATGAGAAGCCAGATGTTCGCCCAGCTGGAGGACTACGAGAACCTTCTGGATGTCAAGCTCGCTCTGGACATGGAGATCAATGCCTACAGGAAGatgctggaggtggaggagcagag ATTGCAGCTGTCCCCCAGCCCCTCCCAGCATACAGCCATACCCCGAACCCACGAACACGGCAGCCGCAAGCTCAGAGGGAAGAAACGGAAATACGAGGGCGCGTCTGGCCACTCGCCCGCCTACAAGATGTCCAGTCGTCTAACGGAGCACGGCACTGTGAGCGTGGCGGAGGTCGACATGGACGGAAAATATGTCCGACTGAAGAACAACTCTGAGGCG GAGCAGCCGCTGGGTGGTTGGGTGGTACGGAGGATGTACCCCGACTCTGGAGACCTCTCCTTCCACATCCCCTCCTCCTGCATCCTGGCTGGTGGGCAGACACTCACA ATCTGGGCTGCAGGTTCAGAGGCGGATGCTGACTCTGGGGACCTGGTTCTGCAGGGCCACAGGAGCTGGGGCCCTGTCACTGATGTAAGGGTGGTTCTTCTGGACCCCAACCATGAG GAAATGGCGGAGCACCGGGTGTGTATGCAGcaaagaggtgaggaggagactGAGCTGGAGTTTGATGACGAATACGTCGCGGGCAGTGACATCCAGCACTTCAGGAGACAG